One part of the Tunicatimonas pelagia genome encodes these proteins:
- the ettA gene encoding energy-dependent translational throttle protein EttA, whose amino-acid sequence MSDEKIIFSMAGVTKTYPPQKQVLKNIYLSFFYGAKIGVLGLNGAGKSSLLRIIAGIDQEYQGEVVFSPGYSVGMLEQEPVFDPEKTVKQVVEEGVAETVNLLKEFEAINEKFADPAVLEDPDAMQKLIDQQAVVQEKLDHVNAWELDNKLNQAMDALRTPPEDAVVKNLSGGEKRRVALCRLLLQQPDVLLLDEPTNHLDAESVHWLEQHLRQYSGTVIAVTHDRYFLDNVAGWILELDRGEGIPWKGNYSSWLEQKQKRLAEEEKSASKRQKTLERELEWIRMTPKGRHAKAKARLNAYDKLLSEEGQEKEQRLELYIPSGPRLGNKVIEAEGLAKAYGEKVLFENLTFSLPPAGIVGVIGPNGAGKTSLFKLITQQAEPDQGELEVGSSVKLAYVDQEHDQLEPNKTVWQVISDGNELIELGGRQMNSRAYVSRFNFSGSDQEKKVGNLSGGARNRVHLAMMLKEGANVLLLDEPTNDLDVNTLRALEEALDNFAGCAVIITHDRWFLDRIATHILAFEGESQVYWFEGNYSDYEENRRERLGDAQPQRIRYKNIIG is encoded by the coding sequence ATGAGTGACGAAAAGATTATTTTTTCTATGGCCGGGGTTACTAAAACGTATCCCCCACAAAAACAAGTCCTAAAAAACATTTACCTTTCTTTTTTCTACGGAGCTAAGATCGGAGTGTTGGGTTTAAATGGCGCAGGTAAATCATCATTGCTGCGAATTATTGCCGGGATAGATCAAGAATACCAAGGCGAAGTAGTATTCTCTCCGGGCTATTCGGTAGGAATGCTAGAGCAGGAACCCGTGTTTGATCCGGAAAAAACAGTGAAGCAAGTAGTAGAAGAGGGCGTAGCCGAGACGGTTAATCTACTAAAAGAGTTTGAAGCAATCAATGAGAAGTTTGCCGATCCTGCCGTGCTCGAAGACCCTGACGCCATGCAAAAGCTAATTGACCAGCAGGCCGTGGTACAAGAAAAGCTCGACCATGTAAATGCCTGGGAGCTGGATAATAAACTAAATCAGGCAATGGATGCGCTCCGTACTCCCCCCGAAGATGCGGTCGTTAAAAATCTGTCAGGAGGTGAAAAACGCCGGGTTGCGCTGTGTCGATTACTACTTCAGCAGCCGGATGTGCTGTTACTGGATGAGCCTACCAACCACCTAGATGCTGAATCAGTGCATTGGTTGGAGCAGCACCTGCGCCAATACAGCGGTACCGTGATTGCCGTGACCCACGACCGTTATTTTCTGGATAATGTCGCAGGTTGGATTTTAGAGTTAGATCGGGGAGAAGGTATTCCCTGGAAAGGAAATTATTCCTCGTGGCTGGAACAGAAGCAAAAACGATTGGCTGAAGAAGAAAAGTCAGCTTCTAAGCGACAGAAAACACTGGAGCGTGAATTGGAATGGATACGAATGACCCCCAAGGGACGGCACGCCAAAGCGAAGGCACGATTAAATGCTTATGATAAACTACTGAGTGAAGAAGGGCAGGAAAAAGAACAACGGCTAGAGCTATACATACCATCGGGGCCTCGTTTAGGAAATAAAGTGATTGAAGCGGAAGGCTTAGCCAAAGCGTACGGAGAAAAAGTGCTGTTTGAGAATCTGACTTTCTCCTTGCCTCCGGCCGGCATTGTGGGGGTGATCGGCCCCAATGGTGCCGGAAAAACGAGCTTGTTCAAACTAATCACCCAACAGGCCGAACCTGACCAAGGCGAGCTTGAAGTAGGTTCATCGGTAAAACTGGCCTACGTTGATCAAGAACACGACCAGCTAGAACCAAATAAAACCGTTTGGCAGGTGATTTCAGATGGAAATGAATTGATTGAGCTAGGAGGACGACAGATGAACTCTCGAGCGTACGTAAGCCGATTCAACTTTAGTGGCAGCGATCAGGAAAAGAAAGTCGGAAACCTTTCGGGAGGGGCGCGCAACCGGGTACACTTAGCTATGATGCTAAAAGAAGGAGCAAATGTACTGCTATTGGATGAACCAACGAATGATTTAGATGTGAATACCCTGCGGGCTTTAGAAGAAGCACTCGATAATTTTGCCGGATGTGCGGTTATTATCACGCACGACCGCTGGTTTCTAGATCGAATTGCCACGCACATTCTGGCCTTTGAAGGAGAATCGCAGGTATATTGGTTTGAGGGTAACTACTCTGATTACGAAGAAAACCGTCGGGAGCGTTTAGGAGATGCCCAACCTCAGCGCATCCGCTACAAAAACATTATTGGATAG
- a CDS encoding transglutaminase domain-containing protein encodes MKKVFILWLSGILVFAATVLWAEKIDYSKIDQHARQAPEKIHTDLDKLVKYLSKPAANDYERVRSFYSWIAENIAYDVQLFRSYRPSRYQPLAPADVLKRRKAVCQGYAELFQEMCRKVGIKSYVVGGYSKGFGYTPKAKFTVADHAWNVVQIADKWYLIDVTWGSGGLNDRMKFVKQFNEQYFLTDPKVFVLNHLPLAPMWQLLDCPVPVMVYAQSEEQIRAYLNERGSECQDYSRQIADFESKTERDQEFYAAQMAYDFNPDNPVVLARAYLNEANRLMSDIPRKLSSRESILQATETQESALDYLKKAEKLVKTVKGDSANQEKQLIASNIKTSEQNLKGLRNAIK; translated from the coding sequence ATGAAGAAGGTATTTATACTCTGGCTTTCGGGAATACTGGTGTTTGCGGCCACAGTTTTGTGGGCGGAGAAAATAGATTACTCCAAAATAGATCAGCACGCTCGCCAGGCTCCCGAGAAAATTCATACTGACTTAGATAAGTTAGTGAAGTACTTGAGCAAACCAGCAGCCAATGATTACGAAAGAGTACGATCATTTTATAGCTGGATAGCCGAAAATATTGCTTACGATGTACAATTGTTTAGAAGTTATCGTCCATCGCGCTATCAGCCACTAGCGCCTGCCGATGTTTTGAAGCGGCGTAAAGCGGTATGCCAAGGGTACGCTGAGCTTTTTCAGGAGATGTGCCGAAAAGTAGGTATCAAGAGCTACGTAGTAGGCGGATATAGTAAAGGGTTTGGCTATACTCCCAAAGCAAAATTTACCGTAGCCGACCATGCCTGGAACGTGGTACAGATAGCAGACAAGTGGTATTTGATTGATGTTACCTGGGGAAGTGGAGGACTCAATGATAGAATGAAGTTTGTTAAGCAATTTAACGAGCAGTATTTTCTGACTGATCCGAAAGTGTTTGTACTTAACCATTTGCCGCTGGCTCCCATGTGGCAGTTACTAGATTGCCCGGTTCCGGTTATGGTATACGCTCAGAGTGAAGAACAGATTAGGGCATACCTGAACGAACGTGGTAGTGAATGTCAGGACTATAGCCGTCAAATTGCTGATTTTGAGAGTAAAACGGAGCGTGATCAGGAGTTCTATGCGGCACAAATGGCTTATGATTTTAATCCAGATAACCCGGTGGTGCTGGCACGAGCTTACTTGAATGAAGCTAATCGGCTAATGAGTGATATTCCTCGGAAGCTTAGCTCTCGTGAGTCTATTCTGCAAGCTACCGAAACGCAAGAATCTGCCTTAGACTACCTGAAAAAAGCTGAAAAACTAGTAAAAACTGTAAAAGGTGATAGTGCCAATCAAGAAAAACAGCTAATAGCCAGTAATATCAAAACCAGTGAACAAAATCTTAAAGGGCTAAGAAATGCTATCAAATAG
- a CDS encoding sigma-54-dependent transcriptional regulator, with the protein MIKIFCVEDDAVFSKALKLFLEREGNYDVSCFQSGEELFQNIHLNPDIITVDYNLPGMSGLETIQQIRNYNEHISVVVVSGQEEVRVTVEAYKNGAKYYVIKDETALTELALCIKNLTSHIELHKEVENLREQIIDRHRYDTIIGESSAILKVLKLIQKAEKSDILALITGESGTGKEVVARAMHYNSPRKKKPFVAVNAAAIPEDLIESELFGHEKGAFTGANSRRIGKFEEANGGTILLDEIGEMDASLQTKLLRVLQEKKVSRVGSNKEISLDVRVLAATNKDLAERVKEGLFREDLYYRLQGFLIHLPPLRDRENDSLLLAKHFLAETCQRNKLQPKHFTRAALESLLNHDWPGNIRELRSFVERAALMSDGEQIDTEDLVYSPSVI; encoded by the coding sequence ATGATTAAGATTTTCTGCGTTGAAGATGATGCAGTATTTAGCAAAGCATTAAAGCTTTTTTTGGAAAGAGAAGGTAACTACGATGTTAGCTGTTTCCAAAGTGGTGAAGAGCTTTTCCAAAACATCCACCTAAACCCCGATATTATTACGGTAGACTATAATTTACCCGGTATGTCAGGGCTGGAAACTATTCAGCAAATCAGAAATTATAACGAGCATATTTCTGTGGTAGTGGTCTCTGGACAGGAAGAAGTCCGAGTGACTGTAGAGGCTTACAAAAATGGGGCGAAGTACTACGTAATCAAGGATGAAACCGCCTTGACCGAGTTAGCACTTTGTATCAAAAACTTGACGAGCCATATTGAGCTGCACAAAGAAGTTGAAAACCTTCGTGAGCAAATTATTGACCGCCACCGCTATGATACAATTATTGGTGAAAGTAGTGCTATCTTAAAAGTATTAAAACTTATACAAAAAGCTGAAAAAAGCGATATACTGGCCTTAATTACAGGTGAAAGTGGTACTGGAAAAGAGGTAGTGGCTCGTGCCATGCACTATAATTCCCCCCGCAAAAAGAAACCTTTTGTGGCCGTAAATGCTGCCGCAATTCCTGAAGACCTTATTGAGAGTGAGTTATTTGGTCACGAAAAAGGGGCATTTACCGGAGCCAATAGTCGGCGAATTGGTAAGTTTGAAGAAGCTAACGGAGGCACTATTTTACTAGACGAGATTGGTGAAATGGATGCTAGTCTGCAAACTAAATTACTGCGGGTGCTCCAGGAAAAGAAAGTTTCTAGAGTGGGTAGCAATAAAGAGATTTCTCTGGATGTACGAGTATTAGCGGCCACAAACAAGGACTTGGCCGAGCGGGTAAAAGAAGGGTTATTCCGGGAAGACCTTTATTACCGTTTGCAAGGTTTCTTAATTCACCTTCCGCCACTGCGTGATAGAGAAAATGATTCATTGCTCTTAGCTAAGCATTTTCTTGCTGAGACCTGCCAAAGAAACAAGCTTCAACCCAAACACTTTACCCGAGCGGCTTTAGAATCTCTGCTAAACCACGATTGGCCGGGAAATATTCGCGAACTGCGTTCTTTCGTAGAAAGAGCCGCACTAATGAGCGATGGCGAACAAATTGATACCGAAGATTTGGTATACTCACCCTCGGTTATATGA
- a CDS encoding ferritin-like domain-containing protein: protein MSNRKIIDSLHELIQINQEGEKGYKEASENINSEELKTILYRLSQQRALFRGELEEVLHKDYRDSADVQDSLASKVHRTWIDFKKSFGSNDDEAILTECERGEEHAIQKYTEVLDGRLPNYIEEIVNQQLGLIRGSLSQIREFKHEADQV from the coding sequence ATGAGTAACCGAAAAATAATAGATTCACTACACGAACTTATCCAGATTAATCAAGAAGGTGAGAAAGGATACAAAGAAGCATCTGAAAATATTAATTCAGAAGAGCTTAAAACAATTTTGTATCGCTTATCGCAACAACGTGCGCTATTCCGCGGTGAGTTAGAAGAAGTCTTACATAAAGATTACCGCGACTCAGCCGATGTGCAAGATTCACTTGCTAGTAAAGTACATCGCACTTGGATTGATTTTAAGAAATCGTTTGGTAGTAATGATGATGAAGCCATTTTGACCGAATGTGAACGAGGCGAAGAGCACGCCATTCAGAAATATACTGAGGTACTAGACGGACGATTGCCAAACTATATTGAAGAAATAGTAAATCAGCAACTGGGCTTGATCCGAGGATCATTGAGCCAGATTCGGGAGTTTAAACATGAGGCCGATCAAGTATAA
- a CDS encoding CsbD family protein codes for MNDYKIKGNWNEKKGKLKQEYGSLTDDDLAYRDGKEDELVGKIQKKLGKTKDEVQKIISEI; via the coding sequence ATGAATGACTATAAGATAAAAGGCAACTGGAACGAGAAAAAAGGCAAACTAAAGCAGGAATACGGATCGCTTACTGATGATGATCTTGCCTACCGAGACGGTAAGGAAGATGAATTGGTGGGAAAAATCCAGAAAAAGCTGGGCAAAACTAAAGATGAAGTGCAGAAAATTATCAGCGAAATTTAA
- a CDS encoding VOC family protein produces MQIQQIKEICLYTDNLEATRVFYSETLGFSIISEVANRHIFFRVGEAVLLFFNPEMTREEKTLPPHYAVGPQHLAFQVDLCDYKDWKEKLQQKKVEIIHEQFWKEGLYSFYFRDPVGNVLEIVPPGIWE; encoded by the coding sequence GTGCAGATTCAGCAAATTAAAGAAATCTGTTTATACACAGATAACCTTGAAGCAACCCGGGTATTTTACAGCGAAACGCTCGGGTTTTCTATTATCAGTGAGGTAGCTAACCGACATATTTTTTTTCGGGTAGGCGAAGCGGTGCTATTATTTTTCAATCCTGAAATGACCAGAGAAGAAAAAACGCTGCCACCTCACTATGCTGTTGGACCTCAACACCTAGCCTTTCAGGTTGACTTATGTGATTACAAAGACTGGAAAGAGAAATTACAACAGAAGAAAGTGGAAATCATTCATGAGCAGTTCTGGAAAGAAGGTTTGTACTCTTTCTACTTCCGCGATCCGGTAGGAAATGTGCTAGAGATAGTGCCGCCTGGAATCTGGGAATGA